From the genome of Triticum aestivum cultivar Chinese Spring chromosome 3B, IWGSC CS RefSeq v2.1, whole genome shotgun sequence, one region includes:
- the LOC123064872 gene encoding GDSL esterase/lipase At1g33811 produces MMGNYHLLLLVMVVAVVLHAPAAVQAAAAQKQLVPCMYIFGDSLVDNGNNNNILSLARANYRPYGVDFPDGAAPPGRFTNGRTMVDLLAGLLGFQPPFIPAYAMAQPSDYARGLNFASGAAGVRPETGNNLGGHYPLSEQVSHFRSVVGQIAPAGRDKRLGRCIYYVGMGSNDYLNNYFMPDYYNTAQTYDPAAYAAALLQEYERQLTALYALGARKFVVAGVGQIGCIPYELARIDDDGDDQGRGRPPPTSGIGLATPGITVSIGGSGGNRSTANGGAKKSGCNDKINSAIAIYNKGLLAMVKRLNRGQQTPGANLVFLNAVNSGKDLAANAAAYGFTVLDRGCCGVGRNNGQITCLPMQRPCDDRTKYIFWDAFHPTEAANRIIANKVFSSSSTSDAYPINVSRLAAI; encoded by the coding sequence ATGATGGGTAAttaccatcttcttcttctagtcatgGTGGTGGCAGTAGTACTCCATGCCCCTGCGGcagtgcaggcggcggcggcgcagaagCAGCTGGTGCCGTGCATGTACATCTTCGGCGACTCGCTGGTGGAcaacggcaacaacaacaacatcctcaGCCTCGCCAGGGCCAACTACCGCCCCTACGGCGTCGACTTCCCCGACGGCGCCGCCCCGCCCGGCCGCTTCACCAACGGCCGCACCATGGTCGACCTGCTCGCCGGCCTCCTCGGCTTCCAGCCGCCCTTCATCCCGGCCTACGCCATGGCGCAGCCCTCCGACTACGCGCGCGGGCTCAACTTCGCCTCGGGCGCCGCGGGCGTCAGGCCGGAGACCGGCAACAACCTCGGCGGCCACTACCCTCTGTCGGAGCAGGTGAGCCACTTCCGGTCGGTGGTGGGCCAGATAGCGCCGGCGGGGAGGGACAAGCGCCTGGGCCGGTGCATCTACTACGTGGGCATGGGCAGCAAcgactacctcaacaactacttcatGCCCGACTACTACAACACCGCCCAGACCTACGACCCCGCCGCctacgccgccgccctcctccaggAGTACGAGCGTCAGCTCACCGCCCTCTACGCCCTCGGCGCCAGGAAGTtcgtcgtcgccggcgtcggcCAGATCGGCTGCATCCCCTACGAGCTGGCCAGGATCGACGACGACGGCGATGACCAAGGACGAGGACGCCCCCCTCCTACTTCCGGCATCGGCCTTGCGACCCCTGGCATCACCGTCAGcatcggcggcagcggcggcaaccGGAGCACAGCGAACGGCGGCGCGAAAAAGAGCGGGTGCAACGACAAGATCAACAGCGCCATCGCCATCTACAACAAGGGGCTGCTGGCCATGGTGAAACGCCTCAACCGCGGGCAGCAGACGCCGGGGGCAAACCTCGTCTTCCTCAATGCCGTCAACAGCGGCAAGGACCTGGCGGCCAACGCGGCGGCGTACGGGTTCACGGTGCTCGACCGCGGGTGCTGCGGCGTGGGGAGGAACAACGGCCAGATCACGTGCCTGCCCATGCAACGGCCCTGCGACGACCGCACCAAGTACATCTTCTGGGACGCCTTCCACCCCACGGAGGCGGCCAACAGGATCATAGCCAACAAGGTCTTCAGCTCATCCTCCACCTCCGACGCCTACCCCATCAACGTCAGCCGCCTCGCCGCCATATGA